The following proteins are co-located in the Trichomycterus rosablanca isolate fTriRos1 chromosome 14, fTriRos1.hap1, whole genome shotgun sequence genome:
- the LOC134327063 gene encoding adenylate cyclase type 4-like: MQDEPLDYLEMGKVSDRNGGTGSNKDDGGAVAPSGTDNETTRHWGGASSRSNHKPSDTSQVEIGVAKQRRIPELIEPHTSFRAPNASLNGPGRAPSTKPNNTSTSTLNGHCPSLSELNGCPAQASRTIHVSTDAGGPGSHAEGRTPRSGRGGTRGGCCFCYRAFRRAFLQCLEETPIMVPALVLIILFCVTIIIIIPATGRSISVHVAALAMVCVLLCLCVLLLVFIPCLPVLRRSEQMLTLIIWIALFITAIVFIFTGGVITAWEQVAFFLFLSLSVYTVLPLNPCWALILGIGASLCHIIIISVYVSVSTPKTPDIAVQLVSNVVLFVCVNCVGFFHLWLTDHARRKSTKNRETFSDNRSKRAKQKRDQEHLLLSVLPRYIAIELKEELIKGPTERLPSDNTRNFHSLYIKQHRDVSILYADIVGFTSLASTCTPEELVIVLNKLFGKFDEIARKNECLRIKILGDCYYCVSGLPDPIPDHARNCVQMGLDMCTAINKLREATAVEINMRVGVHSGYVLCGVIGMLKWQYDVWSNDVTLANRMESGGVPGRVHITEETLQHLGGAYQVEEGNGASRDHTLLGRRTFLVIDPHSQDSVDAAAPPTSSLTVSNKMKQRVSVRISQYMKMWKSVKPFSELNQPESISAPVHTSSISDHLQDLTVSVHHGPSDCCPVNPSDGNSQVSANTSTETLDLLDLLRPKTKKLNWLTLSFNDIKMEKEYSLGEVNGIHKSAACLALIFISIFTVQMLTSQKNLELAISYGLACPLQFVILLVLSIAFLKCWSRKTSTSEQEGASLSYGKAAKMVFRFLLVVNCLLITLLMAFLNIVFIPGDKCSHPTHNITELENLHLYTVPYYLYCCLLAMMGVVVFVRVCFSVKFLLLTLALVVYLALFLYVYAPRSDCYVYQLYQNHSTPGVLKEPKIMSGIWLCVFYFSSLILTRQDELAARVQFLLEKCFQKERDEMERTENVNRLLLENLLPLHVTNFFIGKNVHNQELYSQSCECVCVMFASIPEFKEFYSENTINGDGLECLRFLNEIITDFDEHLSKPKFSSVEKIKTIGTTYMAAAGLINLSTNKEGRVRVQAGVLGQEVDACKHHVRSMVDFAIGLMGRLDNINRHSFNNFKLRIGINHGPVIAGVIGAHKPQYDIWGNAVNVASRMDSTGVLDKIQVTEETAQVAESVGFSTTRRGVITVKGKGELTTYFINHESAHHLQ; the protein is encoded by the exons ATGCAGGATGAGCCACTGGATTACCTGGAGATGGGAAAGGTCTCGGACAGGAACGGGGGAACCGGATCCAATAAAGACGATGGTGGCGCCGTTGCACCATCAGGAACAGATAATGAAACCACCCGCCATTGGGGTGGTGCCAGTTCACGCAGTAATCACAAACCCAGCGACACCAGTCAGGTGGAGATTGGAGTAGCGAAACAGAGGAGAATCCCTGAACTTATAGAACCTCACACTTCCTTCAGGGCACCGAACGCCAGCCTGAACGGCCCGGGACGGGCACCAAGCACCAAACccaacaacaccagcaccagcacTTTAAACGGGCACTGCCCATCGCTTTCAGAACTCAACGGATGTCCCGCACAAGCGTCCAGAACTATTCATGTCAGCACTGATGCTGGGGGCCCGGGAAGCCACGCCGAGGGTCGGACCCCTCGCTCCGGGCGTGGCGGCACCAGAGGCGGGTGTTGTTTCTGTTACCGGGCGTTCCGGAGAGCATTCCTTCAGTGCCTGGAGGAGACGCCCATCATGGTACCCGCCCTGGTTCTGATCATCCTGTTCTGTGtgaccatcatcatcatcattcccGCCACCGGCAGA AGCATCAGCGTCCACGTGGCGGCGTTGGCGATGGTGTGTGTactcctgtgtttgtgtgttctgTTATTGGTGTTTATTCCGTGCCTGCCTGTACTGCGCCGCAGTGAACAAATGCTAACGCTCATAATCTGGATAGCGCTCTTCATCACCGCCATTGTCTTCATCTTCACTGGAGGGGTCATCACGGCATGGGAGCAG GTGGCGTTTTTCCTTTTCCTCTCGTTATCAGTCTACACTGTTCTGCCTCTGAATCCATGCTGGGCGCTGATCCTTGGCATCGGTGCCAGTCTGtgccacatcatcatcatcagtgtgtacgtGTCTGTTAGCACTCCGAAAACACCAGATATTGCTGTTCag TTGGTGTCGAAcgtggttttgtttgtgtgtgtgaactgtgtGGGATTTTTCCACTTGTGGTTGACGGACCACGCCCGCCGAAAATCCACCAAGAACCGAGAAACCTTCAGCGACAACCGCTCCAAACGAGCCAAACAGAAACGAGATCAg GAGCACCTCCTCCTGTCCGTGTTACCGCGGTACATCGCCATCGAACTGAAAGAGGAGCTGATTAAAGGTCCTACAGAAAGACTACCCTCAGATAACACACGCAACTTCCACAGTCTGTACATCAAACAACACCGAGAcgtcag CATCCTGTATGCAGACATTGTGGGGTTCACCAGCCTGGCCAGTACCTGCACCCCTGAGGAACTGGTCATCGTCCTCAACAAGCTGTTCGGGAAGTTCGATGAGATCGCTCGG AAGAACGAGTGTTTGCGTATAAAGATTTTGGGTGATTGTTACTACTGTGTATCGGGGTTACCAGATCCCATCCCTGACCACGCCCGCAACTGTGTACAGATGGGACTGGACATGTGCACCGCTATAAA TAAGCTGCGGGAGGCCACGGCGGTGGAGATCAACATGAGGGTGGGCGTTCACTCGGGCTACGTGCTCTGTGGAGTGATTGGGATGCTGAAGTGGCAGTACGACGTCTGGTCCAACGACGTGACTCTGGCTAATCGTATGGAGTCTGGAGGAGTACCGGG GAGGGTCCACATCACCGAAGAGACGCTCCAACACCTCGGCGGGGCGTACCAGGTGGAGGAGGGAAACGGGGCGAGTCGGGATCACACCTTGCTGGGCAGGAGGACGTTCCTGGTGATCGATCCTCACTCGCAGGACAGCGTGGACGCAGCAGCACCTCCG ACGTCCAGCCTGACGGTCAGCAACAAGATGAAGCAGCGAGTTTCGGTCCGGATATCTCAGTACATGAAGATGTGGAAGAGCGTCAAACCTTTCTCAGAGCTCAACCAACCAGAGTCCATCTCTGCTCCCGTCCACACGTCCAGCATCTCCGACCACCTACAGGACTTGACGGTCAGTGTCCATCATGGTCCTTCAGACTGCTGTCCAGTTAACCCCTCTGACGG aaaCTCTCAAGTATCAGCAAATACGTCCACAGAGACTCTGGATCTGCTCGACTTACTGAG ACCCAAAACGAAGAAGCTGAACTGGCTGACGCTGTCGTTTAATGATATAAAGATGGAGAAGGAG TACTCTCTGGGTGAGGTGAACGGAATTCATAAATCTGCAGCCTGTCTGGCTCtaatcttcatctccatcttcACTGTTCAGATGCTCACGTCCCAAAA AAATTTAGAGCTGGCGATATCGTACGGATTAGCGTGTCCTCTACAGTTCGTCATTCTGCTGGTGCTCAGTATAGCGTTCCTcaag TGCTGGAGCAGAAAGACGTCAACAAGCGAGCAAGAGGGAGCTTCATTATCATACGGCAAAGCCGCCAAGATGGTGTTCCGATTCCTCCTGGTGGTCAACTGCCTCCTCATCACGCTACTCATGGCCTTCCTGAACAtc GTGTTTATTCCAGGTGATAAATGTTCACACCCCACCCACAACATCACCGAGCTGGAGAACCTCCATCTCTACACGGTTCCG taCTATCTGTACTGTTGTTTGTTAGCCATGATGGGCGTGGTGGTGTTTGTACGAGTGTGTTTCTCGGTGAAGTTCCTCCTCCTGACCCTGGCGCTGGTGGTGTACCTGGCTCTGTTCCTGTACGTGTACGCACCACGCTCCGACTGCTACGTCTACCAGCTCTACCAGAACCACTCCAc accTGGAGTTCTGAAGGAACCGAAGATCATGTCTGGAATTTGGCTCTGTGTTTTCTACTTCAGCTCTCTCATTCTCACCCGacag gacGAGCTGGCGGCCCGGGTGCAGTTCCTGTTGGAGAAGTGTTTTCAGAAGGAACGTGATGAGATGGAGAGAACAGAGAACGTGAACCGACTCCTCCTGGAGAACCTGCTCCCACTGCACGTCACCAACTTCTTCATCGGCAAGAACGTTCACAACCAG gagctGTACAGTCAgtcgtgtgagtgtgtgtgtgtgatgttcgcTTCGATTCCCGAGTTTAAGGAGTTTTACAGTGAGAACACCATTAACGGAGACGGACTCGAGTGTTTACGCTTCCTCAACGAGATCATCACCGACTTCGACGAG CACCTCAGTAAACCCAAGTTCAGCTCGGTGGAGAAAATTAAGACTATCGGGACGACGTACATGGCAGCCGCCGGACTCATTAATCTCAGTACAAACAAGGAGGGACGGGTAA gggtgcaggCCGGTGTTTTGGGACAGGAAGTAGACGCATGTAAGCATCACGTACGCAGCATGGTGGACTTCGCCATCGGACTGATGGGAAGACTGGACAACATCAACCGACACTCCTTCAACAACTTCAAGCTCAGGATCG GAATAAACCACGGCCCTGTAATCGCGGGGGTGATTGGAGCTCATAAACCTCAGTATGATATCTGGGGGAACGCGGTGAACGTGGCCAGCAGGATGGACAGCACCGGGGTTCTGGATAAAATACAG GTGACTGAAGAAACTGCGCAGGTAGCGGAGAGCGTGGGCTTCAGCACCACCAGGAGAGGGGTGATTACCGTCAAAGGGAAAGGAGAGCTAACCACCTACTTCATCAACCACGAATCTGCGCACCACCTACAGTAA